A single window of Lutzomyia longipalpis isolate SR_M1_2022 chromosome 1, ASM2433408v1 DNA harbors:
- the LOC129797206 gene encoding open rectifier potassium channel protein 1, with protein MMSLKQWLAMLAFYVSYLFFGASVFYTLEQELETERRVQALQDRIDVNELLVEYLAPYNRTLQHELLEKISVYCEKPVTNYTEDKYLDPYVWTFYHSFYFVFTVISTVGYGNISPNSTFGRMFMIFYAIIGLPINVITLATLGNFFGKTFSKLHNRYKQYKKSTNKHYVAMKLSLIAQVTLYLIPGMLIFIFLPACLFTYFEDWPYSVSVYYAFVTLTTIGFGDYACTFQPYQERVFGIYFILYEVFVIFWFVFGLGYVLMIMGFLVKAYQSRRVKQLEHKLALSLKETQSRVWNGVTKDIGFLRKMLNELHMLNFKPVYSEPTDKFLQFNMNRSESCPELTMYRPDSPSIICRKRAMSESQYTKVEEMFNTQSTTTLNRTQSDTDLAKIDRKRTFEGVKSANQTGELLAQLVTALGQYRDPDDDRHSLHEMGGGIHGFSDNEILASERTWSGWSLPTSERSMSISGPSAHPRRNRTASEVATQFYTKTSDENYEWTWSNNSDPRILRLRSGSQKNDLYKRSFGIEKKAMELPNSLAITMPIDIPPSATNKSLLGRFKNFRKRAMSFAAGSDWTGDDPEAARDQYTVPFERSTPMSTFLNTAASRRPSNFTSALPGKDADSNVLERTTIADLIRALEVIHTKAALSDLETPPPVRHKFEPATPPKIPSLMTIFQRNASIDNSDSISSIRSDRRRGSLRPTLYSRPRRQSEAMISEIRPPPYNSIDSPQPIRRRFSVRPSALSVPPGQAPPISNASSSSSIHNPPVARKISIRPSPLARQQSTQSEAGPIPKPSSIWRSAVTSRLGTSRHASLTSLTERKKSEATDPK; from the exons ATGATGTCCCTAAAGCAGTGGCTAGCAATGCTAGCATTCTACGTGTCTTACCTATTTTTTGGTGCCAGTGTTTTCTACACGTTGGAGCAGGAGTTGGAAACAGAGCGGCGCGTTCAAGCTCTTCAAGATCGTATCGATGTCAATG AACTCCTCGTAGAATATTTAGCGCCCTACAATCGAACACTTCAGCATGAGCTTTTGGAAAAGATTTCCGTATACTGTGAGAAACCAGTGACGAATTACACAGAAGATAAATACCTGGATCCCTACGTATGGACATTCTATCACTCGTTCTACTTTGTTTTCACGGTTATCTCCACTGTTG GATATGGAAATATATCTCCCAACAGCACTTTTGGAAGAATGTTTATGATCTTCTATGCTATCATTGGTCTTCCTATCAATGTGATTACGCTTGCGACTCTTGGaaatttctttgggaaaacG TTTAGTAAACTCCACAATCGCTACAAGCAATACAAGAAATCAACAAATAAGCACTATGTGGCAATGAAATTGAGTTTAATCGCTCAGGTTACGCTCTATCTTATACCGGGAAtgctaatatttatttttctgccGGCATGCCTCTTCACGTACTTCGAAGATTGGCCCTACTCCGTCAGCGTCTACTATGCCTTTGTTACATTGACCACCATTGGGTTTGGTGACTATGCATGTACATTTCAACCCTATCAAGAGAGGGtgtttggaatttattttattctgtatGAAGTCTTCGTGATATTCTGGTTTGTCTTTGGCCTCGGCTACGTCTTGATGATCATGGGATTCCTCGTAaa gGCTTACCAGAGTCGGCGAGTGAAGCAACTGGAGCACAAACTTGCTCTCAGTCTCAAAGAAACACAGAGTCGTGTTTGGAATGGGGTGACGAAAGATATAGGCTTTTTGAGGAAGATGTTGAATGAGTTACACATGCTGAATTTCAAA ccgGTGTATTCAGAACCAACGGATAAATTCCTTCAATTTAATATGAATCGCTCGGAATCCTGCCCAGAGCTAACAATGTACCGCCCAGATTCTCCGTCTATTATCTGCAGGAAACGCGCTATGAGCGAGAGTCAGTATACAAAGGTGGAAGAGATGTTCAACACCCAGAGTACCACGACACTCAATAGGACACAATCAGATACAGATTTGGCGAAGATTGATAGAAAGAGAACATTTGAAGGCGTGAAATCAGCCAATCAGACTGGAGAGCTACTGGCACAACTAGTAACAGCACTGGGACAGTACAGGGATCCTGATGATGATCGGCACAGTCTCCATGAAATGGGAGGAGGAATTCACGGGTTCTCAGACAATGAGATTCTAGCAAGTGAGCGCACATGGTCTGGATGGTCTCTACCTACTTCTGAACGAAGTATGAGTATATCGGGACCATCAGCACATCCCAGAAGAAATAGAACAGCATCAGAGGTTGCTACACAATTCTACACGAAAACCTCTGATGAGAATTACGAGTGGACGTGGAGCAATAACAGCGATCCGCGAATTCTTCGTCTCAGATCGGGATCCCAGAAGAATGATTTGTACAAAAGATCATTCGGGATAGAGAAGAAAGCAATGGAATTGCCAAATAGCCTGGCTATTACGATGCCAATCGACATTCCACCATCAGCTACGAATAAATCACTTTTGGGTCGTTTTAAGAATTTCCGCAAGAGAGCTATGAGTTTTGCAGCTGGATCCGATTGGACTGGAGATGATCCTGAAGCTGCCAGAGATCAGTACACCGTGCCTTTTGAGAGGAGTACACCGATGAGTACTTTCCTCAATACAGCAGCCAGTCGTCGACCAAGCAATTTCACATCGGCTCTTCCTGGGAAGGATGCGGATTCAAATGTACTCGAGAGGACAACAATTGCTGACCTCATAAGAGCATTGGAAGTTATACACACAAAGGCGGCTCTATCAGATTTGGAAACACCACCACCAGTTCGGCATAAATTCGAACCTGCTACACCACCCAAAATTCCATCATTGATGACTATTTTCCAGCGAAACGCTTCCATTGACAACAGTGACTCAATATCATCCATTCGATCCGATCGACGACGCGGATCCTTGCGACCAACGCTGTACAGTCGCCCACGTCGTCAGTCCGAGGCAATGATCTCAGAAATACGCCCTCCACCCTATAATTCCATCGATTCACCCCAGCCCATTAGACGCCGCTTTAGTGTCCGTCCATCTGCACTCAGCGTACCTCCTGGTCAGGCACCACCAATCAGCAATGCCTCCTCTTCTTCCTCCATCCACAACCCACCTGTGGCGCGAAAAATCTCCATTAGACCAAGTCCTCTGGCGCGGCAGCAATCAACTCAGTCTGAAGCTGGACCTATACCCAAACCCAGTTCCATTTGGCGTTCTGCCGTAACGTCGCGCCTTGGCACGTCTCGCCACGCAAGTCTCACGAGTCTCAcggaaaggaagaaaagtgaGGCCACAGATCCAAAATAG